In one Alnus glutinosa chromosome 12, dhAlnGlut1.1, whole genome shotgun sequence genomic region, the following are encoded:
- the LOC133852603 gene encoding uncharacterized protein LOC133852603: protein MTENKVVDALYRKFKEIQEEGPNEDMLFSITFPNPNWVEDIKKSYDLDPKVQSIISNLLENAEVSIVTDRDAVFTSSFCQELSTLQGVSLAISLAYHPQSDGQTEVVKMCLEHYLRCFVGEQPKSWSLWLGMAEYWYNTNYHASSKLTPFETLYGISPRRLVEYIPGTSRNQAVEDTLRSKEQTLSMLMHNLLAA, encoded by the exons atgactgaAAACAAGGTTGTTGATGCCTTGTACAGGAAGTTTAAGGAGATTCAGGAAGAGGGTCCTAATGAAGACATGTTATTCAGCATAACCTTTCCTAACCCTAATTGGGTTGAGGACATCAAGAAGAGTTATGATTTAGATCCAAAGGTGCAGAGCATAATTTCTAACCTATTGGAGAATGCCGAAG TATCAATAGTCACTGACAGGGATGCTGTGTTTACAAGTTCTTTCTGTCAAGAATTATCTACTCTACAGGGTGTGTCTTTGGCTATTAGTTTAGCCTACCACCCTCAGTCAGATGGTCAGACAGAAGTTGTTAAAATGTGCTTAGAGCACTATTTACGATGTTTTGTAGGGGAGCAACCTAAATCATGGTCTCTATGGTTAGGTATGGCTGAGTATTGGTACAATACCAATTACCATGCTTCTTCAAAGCTTACACCTTTTGAGACTCTATATGGCATATCACCACGTAGATTGGTAGAGTACATACCTGGTACCTCCAGAAACCAGGCTGTTGAAGATACTCTTCGGTCCAAGGAACAAACTTTGTCTATGCTTATGCATAATCTGTTGGCAGCATAG